Proteins encoded together in one Lathyrus oleraceus cultivar Zhongwan6 chromosome 5, CAAS_Psat_ZW6_1.0, whole genome shotgun sequence window:
- the LOC127079065 gene encoding putative receptor protein kinase ZmPK1: MHLILLSLLLFLILSSSSALDTMKQGSSLSVEEPKDIIVSQNGMFCAGFYAVGENAYSFAIWFSEPNPQTQNLTLVWNANRDQPVNGRGSKLHLLNNGNLVLRDTDESHVWSANTVSLSSVDLVLLNTGNLVLREVNGVTLWQSFDSPTDTLLPQQVFNRQSRIVCSRSETNKSSGFYMLYFDNDNILRLLYDGPEVSSIYWPDPWLTDWDAKRAGYNNSKVAVLNTLGNFSSSDNFNFMTSDYGDALMQRRLRLDPDGNIRTYSRKQSGKNWYISWQAKSRPCRIHGVCGVNSLCSYYSDSVKCSCLPGYKMKNPQDWAYGCQPEFSLPCNKTQSQFLVISNVELFGYDYGIFVNYTLARCKDLCLQLCNCKGIQYTYVKAGSGIPDTYTCYPKLQLRNAYRIPYFNADLYLKLPANSSYTYKESMNDKYKLACPASPKTTTLERLYNEVREGRYIRFLLLFVGGMGGVEILCIFFMWFFFIRSKNNLDTRVYNNMSIIGFRKFSYSELKKATKNFSQEIGKGAGGVVYKGVLLDERVIAVKRLIEANQGEAQFLAEVSSIGRLNHMNLIELWGYCAEGKHRMLVYEFMENGSLAEHLRSSGLDWTKRFDIALGTAKGLAYIHEECLEWILHCDVKPQNILLDSDYQPKVADFGLSKLRDRSDAKFSSFSKIRGTRGYMAPEWILNHSITSKIDVYSYGMVVLEIITGKSATKDVDMGDGEEKQGLVAWLREKRYTRSAWVNEIIDPTIEGGYDEREVEALAEVALQCVEEDKDKRPTMSHVVEVLLKLSCENDNQELTRS; the protein is encoded by the coding sequence ATGCATTTGATCCTTCTCTCCTTGCTTTTGTTTCTAATACTTTCATCATCTTCAGCATTGGATACCATGAAGCAAGGTTCATCCCTCTCAGTGGAAGAACCAAAAGATATCATAGTATCACAAAATGGAATGTTCTGTGCTGGTTTCTATGCTGTTGGTGAAAATGCATATTCCTTTGCCATTTGGTTTTCCGAACCAAATCCCCAAACACAAAACCTTACCTTAGTATGGAATGCAAACCGCGACCAACCCGTCAACGGAAGAGGCTCAAAACTTCACCTTCTCAACAATGGTAACCTTGTCTTAAGAGATACCGATGAGTCTCACGTTTGGTCCGCAAACACCGTCTCACTCTCTTCTGTTGATCTCGTTCTTTTAAACACTGGTAACCTCGTTTTACGCGAAGTAAACGGTGTTACTTTGTGGCAAAGCTTTGATTCTCCTACTGATACGCTTCTGCCACAACAAGTTTTCAACAGACAATCAAGAATAGTTTGTTCAAGAAGTGAAACAAACAAGTCATCTGGTTTTTATATGTTGTATTTTGACAACGACAACATTCTTCGTCTTCTTTACGACGGTCCTGAAGTATCGAGCATTTATTGGCCGGATCCTTGGCTTACTGATTGGGATGCTAAAAGGGCTGGTTACAATAACAGTAAAGTTGCGGTTTTGAATACTCTCGGTAACTTTAGTTCATCAGATAATTTCAATTTCATGACATCTGATTATGGAGATGCACTGATGCAGAGAAGACTTAGACTTGATCCTGACGGAAACATTCGCACTTACAGTCGAAAACAAAGTGGAAAAAATTGGTATATTTCATGGCAAGCCAAATCAAGACCATGTAGAATTCATGGTGTTTGTGGTGTAAATAGTTTGTGCTCTTATTATAGTGACAGTGTGAAATGTTCTTGTCTTCCGGGATATAAAATGAAGAATCCTCAAGATTGGGCTTATGGATGTCAACCAGAATTCTCTCTGCCATGCAACAAAACTCAATCTCAGTTTCTAGTTATATCCAATGTGGAGTTGTTTGGTTATGATTATGGAATCTTTGTAAATTACACACTTGCTCGGTGCAAAGATTTATGTTTACAATTATGCAATTGCAAAGGTATTCAATATACCTATGTCAAAGCGGGTAGTGGCATACCTGATACTTATACATGTTACCCGAAGCTACAGCTGCGAAACGCGTATCGAATACCATATTTCAACGCTGATTTGTACTTGAAACTGCCGGCAAACAGTTCATACACTTACAAAGAATCAATGAATGATAAGTACAAACTCGCTTGTCCTGCGAGTCCGAAAACAACAACTCTTGAAAGATTATATAATGAAGTTCGTGAAGGAAGGTATATTAGGTTTTTGCTCTTGTTTGTAGGGGGAATGGGAGGAGTAGAAATCTTGTGCATATTTTTTATGTGGTTTTTCTTTATAAGATCAAAAAATAATTTAGACACAAGAGTGTATAACAATATGTCCATAATTGGTTTTAGAAAATTCAGTTATTCTGAATTGAAAAAAGCAACAAAAAATTTTAGTCAAGAGATTGGAAAAGGTGCAGGAGGGGTTGTATACAAAGGTGTACTGTTAGATGAACGAGTTATAGCGGTGAAGAGACTCATTGAGGCTAATCAAGGCGAAGCACAGTTTCTCGCGGAAGTAAGTAGCATTGGAAGGCTTAACCatatgaatttgattgaattatggggTTATTGTGCAGAAGGAAAACACAGAATGCTTGTGTATGAGTTCATGGAAAATGGTTCTTTAGCAGAACATTTAAGGTCTAGTGGATTGGATTGGACAAAGAGATTTGACATAGCTTTAGGTACAGCAAAAGGTTTGGCTTATATTCATGAAGAGTGTTTGGAGTGGATTTTGCATTGTGATGTGAAGCCACAGAACATACTTTTGGATTCTGATTATCAACCAAAGGTGGCAGATTTTGGACTGTCAAAGCTAAGAGACAGAAGTGATGCTAAATTCTCTAGTTTTTCGAAAATACGAGGAACAAGAGGTTATATGGCTCCTGAGTGGATATTGAATCATTCAATAACATCTAAAATAGATGTTTATAGCTATGGAATGGTTGTGTTGGAAATAATAACAGGAAAGAGTGCAACAAAGGATGTTGATATGGGAGATGGAGAAGAGAAACAAGGTTTGGTTGCATGGTTGAGAGAGAAAAGATATACAAGAAGTGCATGGGTTAATGAAATCATAGACCCTACCATTGAAGGAGGTTATGATGAAAGGGAAGTTGAAGCTTTGGCTGAAGTGGCTTTGCAATGTGTAGAGGAAGATAAGGACAAAAGACCTACCATGAGTCATGTGGTGGAAGTGCTTCTGAAATTGAGTTGTGAAAATGATAATCAGGAATTAACAAGAAGCTAG